In a single window of the Elaeis guineensis isolate ETL-2024a chromosome 4, EG11, whole genome shotgun sequence genome:
- the LOC140856899 gene encoding brassinosteroid-responsive RING protein 1-like — MGHSSGSYGLVLPKPVVVIILLIDYIQFTFSLVLYHLGLYASSEAPLSPWEDYAFYFQATELSSSTTSVSATPSLIKSRLRVVEFSSLSKRSSEVCPGEETTCAVCLGDLEARQKVRELGNCSHGFHVECIDKWVDAGQVTCPLCRSKLLPPEGKKEKGAGFLLFW, encoded by the coding sequence ATGGGTCACTCCTCTGGTTCCTATGGTCTTGTGCTGCCAAAGCCTGTGGTGGTTATAATACTGCTCATCGACTATATCCAATTCACCTTCTCCTTAGTCCTCTATCATCTTGGTCTCTATGCATCATCTGAAGCGCCGCTCTCTCCTTGGGAGGATTATGCATTCTATTTTCAGGCGACCGAGCTCTCGTCATCCACGACCTCGGTCTCTGCCACACCTTCATTGATAAAGAGCAGGCTTCGGGTGGTGGAGTTTTCGAGCTTGTCGAAGAGAAGCTCGGAGGTGTGCCCAGGAGAGGAGACTACATGCGCAGTTTGCTTGGGGGATTTGGAGGCAAGGCAGAAGGTTAGGGAGCTCGGCAACTGCAGCCATGGGTTCCATGTGGAGTGCATAGATAAGTGGGTGGATGCGGGTCAGGTGACTTGCCCCCTGTGCAGGTCCAAGCTATTGCCTCCAGAAGGGAAGAAAGAGAAAGGGGCAGGGTTCCTACTGTTTTGGTGA